Proteins encoded by one window of Salvia splendens isolate huo1 chromosome 14, SspV2, whole genome shotgun sequence:
- the LOC121764594 gene encoding protein BRI1-5 ENHANCED 1-like isoform X1 → MENKNIEKGKVCVTGGNGYVGSWLVMRLLQHGYYVNTTVRSNTVYPCKHKHTLELGFLKDLPSSAERLRIFEADLNQPDTFRAAIAGCIGVFLVAHQMPTDTTTTNSGETSTTSTLSILQACLDAKTVKRAIYTSSAVAAIFSGKSSATIDEESWSNLDLVHKSPPPVAAYAAAKTLTEKAALEFGEKHGLDVVTLLPTYIHGPFIGPRCPASVYTLVSMLLGNADSYKYLAGSIDVVHVDDVASAQIFLFESGDAKGRYICSAVGTTIDELYQLLCNRYPNYQIAPPDCSIGRTYEISSRKLLETGYKYKYGLEEMYDGAIESCKKLGLF, encoded by the exons atggaaaacaaaaatatagagAAAGGCAAAGTGTGTGTAACTGgtggcaatggatatgttggatCATGGCTGGTTATGAGACTTCTTCAACATGGTTATTATGTCAACACAACTGTTAGATCTAATACAG TATATCCAtgcaaacacaaacacacactagAGCTAGGGTTTCTCAAAGACCTACCAAGCTCAGCAGAAAGGCTCAGAATATTCGAGGCCGATCTCAACCAACCCGACACATTCCGAGCCGCCATCGCCGGCTGCATCGGCGTATTCCTCGTCGCTCATCAAATGCCCACCGACACAACCACAACCAACTCCGGCGAAACCTCCACCACTTCCACCCTCTCCATTCTCCAAGCCTGCCTCGACGCCAAAACAGTCAAACGAGCCATCTACACTTCCTCCGCTGTCGCAGCCATCTTCTCCGGCAAAAGCTCCGCCACAATCGACGAGGAGTCCTGGTCCAACCTCGACCTCGTCCACAAATCTCCGCCCCCGGTGGCTGCCTACGCGGCGGCCAAGACCTTGACGGAAAAAGCTGCGTTAGAATTCGGAGAGAAACACGGGCTCGACGTCGTCACGCTGCTTCCCACTTACATACACGGCCCCTTCATCGGCCCCCGCTGCCCTGCTTCTGTCTACACGCTCGTGTCTATGCTACTCG GGAATGCTGACTCGTACAAGTACTTAGCGGGTTCGATTGATGTTGTGCACGTTGATGATGTGGCGAGCGCGCAGATTTTCCTTTTCGAGTCGGGTGATGCGAAAGGGAGGTATATTTGTTCAGCTGTCGGAACCACCATTGATGAATTGTATCAGTTGCTTTGTAACAGATATCCTAACTATCAAATTGCGCCTCCTGATTG TTCTATTGGAAGAACATATGAGATTTCGTCAAGGAAGCTTCTGGAAACAGGGTATAAGTACAAGTATGGACTGGAAGAAATGTATGATGGAGCAATTGAAAGTTGCAAAAAGCTTGGACTTTTCTAG
- the LOC121764594 gene encoding protein BRI1-5 ENHANCED 1-like isoform X2, giving the protein MENKNIEKGKVCVTGGNGYVGSWLVMRLLQHGYYVNTTVRSNTELGFLKDLPSSAERLRIFEADLNQPDTFRAAIAGCIGVFLVAHQMPTDTTTTNSGETSTTSTLSILQACLDAKTVKRAIYTSSAVAAIFSGKSSATIDEESWSNLDLVHKSPPPVAAYAAAKTLTEKAALEFGEKHGLDVVTLLPTYIHGPFIGPRCPASVYTLVSMLLGNADSYKYLAGSIDVVHVDDVASAQIFLFESGDAKGRYICSAVGTTIDELYQLLCNRYPNYQIAPPDCSIGRTYEISSRKLLETGYKYKYGLEEMYDGAIESCKKLGLF; this is encoded by the exons atggaaaacaaaaatatagagAAAGGCAAAGTGTGTGTAACTGgtggcaatggatatgttggatCATGGCTGGTTATGAGACTTCTTCAACATGGTTATTATGTCAACACAACTGTTAGATCTAATACAG AGCTAGGGTTTCTCAAAGACCTACCAAGCTCAGCAGAAAGGCTCAGAATATTCGAGGCCGATCTCAACCAACCCGACACATTCCGAGCCGCCATCGCCGGCTGCATCGGCGTATTCCTCGTCGCTCATCAAATGCCCACCGACACAACCACAACCAACTCCGGCGAAACCTCCACCACTTCCACCCTCTCCATTCTCCAAGCCTGCCTCGACGCCAAAACAGTCAAACGAGCCATCTACACTTCCTCCGCTGTCGCAGCCATCTTCTCCGGCAAAAGCTCCGCCACAATCGACGAGGAGTCCTGGTCCAACCTCGACCTCGTCCACAAATCTCCGCCCCCGGTGGCTGCCTACGCGGCGGCCAAGACCTTGACGGAAAAAGCTGCGTTAGAATTCGGAGAGAAACACGGGCTCGACGTCGTCACGCTGCTTCCCACTTACATACACGGCCCCTTCATCGGCCCCCGCTGCCCTGCTTCTGTCTACACGCTCGTGTCTATGCTACTCG GGAATGCTGACTCGTACAAGTACTTAGCGGGTTCGATTGATGTTGTGCACGTTGATGATGTGGCGAGCGCGCAGATTTTCCTTTTCGAGTCGGGTGATGCGAAAGGGAGGTATATTTGTTCAGCTGTCGGAACCACCATTGATGAATTGTATCAGTTGCTTTGTAACAGATATCCTAACTATCAAATTGCGCCTCCTGATTG TTCTATTGGAAGAACATATGAGATTTCGTCAAGGAAGCTTCTGGAAACAGGGTATAAGTACAAGTATGGACTGGAAGAAATGTATGATGGAGCAATTGAAAGTTGCAAAAAGCTTGGACTTTTCTAG